CGCGCGCGTCACCGTGCCGATCTGATCGCCTATCTCGAAAAGCACGTCGATCTGCTGGACGAGGACGGCAAGCGTCGCCTTTATACCAACCCGCTGCGCGTGCTCGATACGAAGAACCCGGCGATGCAGGAAATGGTCGAAGGTGCGCCGAAGCTCATCGACTATCTCGGCGAAGCGTCGATCAAGCACTTCGAGGGCGTGCAGTCGCTGCTCAAGGCCAACAACATCCCGTTCACGATCAATCCGCGTCTCGTGCGCGGTCTGGATTACTACAATCTGACCGTGTTCGAGTGGGTGACGGACAAGCTGGGTGCACAGGGCACGGTCGCCGGTGGTGGTCGTTACGACCCGCTGATCGAGCAACTGGGTGGCGATGCTACGCCGGCGTGCGGTTGGGCGATGGGCGTCGAACGTATTCTCGAACTGCTGCGCGAAGACGATCTCGTGCCGCAGGCCGAAGGGGCTGACGTCTACGTCGTGCACCAGGGCGAATCGGCCGTGGCCCCGGCGTTGATTGCAGCAGAGCGCATGCGCGATGCCGGTCTGAACGTCGTGTTCCATTGCAGTCCGGACGGCAACGGCAGCAGCTTCAAGTCGCAAATGAAGCGCGCGAACGCAAGCGGTGCCAACTTCGCCGTCATCATCGGTGAGAACGAAGTGGCGTCGGGCACTGCCGAAGTCAAGCATCTGCGTGCCGCCGAGCAGACGAATAACCAGACAAGCGTGCCGTTCGACGGCCTCGCCGAGTATCTGATCGACGCGATTGTCGCGAGTGCCGACGAGAGCGTGAACGAAAGCCTGGCCGATGGCGGCGCAGGCAACGAAACGCTTCATTAATCCACGACGCCAGACACGGAGAACCCCGGCGAATGAGCAGCTATCACGAGGAACAGGAACAGATCGAGAACGTAAAGGCCTGGTGGAAGCAGTACGGCAATTACGTTATCTGGACGCTCGTCGTCATCATGCTGGCCTATGGCGGCTGGAACCTGTGGCGCTATTACGAGCGCAAGCAGGCGGTGGAAGCCGGCGTGCTGTATGGCGAACTGGAAACGGCTGTCGAAGCGAAGGACAAGGCGAAGGTTGCCCGTATCGCGTCCGACATGGAAAGCAAGTTCAGCGGTACGCCGTATGCGCAGATGACCGCGCTGCTTGCCGCCAAGACGTTGGCCGATGCCGGCGATACGGCAGGCGCGAAGGCGCAACTGCAATGGGCCGCGTCGAACGCCAAGGACGACGAGTACAAGCAACTGGCCAAGCTGCGTCTGGCGGGTGTGCTGCTCGACGAGAAGGCCTACGACGAAGCGCTCAAGATGCTCGACAACCCGCCGGCACCGTACGCTGCGCTGTTTGCCGATCGCCGCGGCGATGTGCTCGTCGCCCAGAGCAAGGTGGCCGACGCACGGACCGCTTACAAGCTGGCGCTCGACAAGCTCGATAAGCAGGATTCGGGCATGCGCCAGTTCGTGCAATTCAAGCTCGACGCGCTGGGGGCCTGACGCGCGTCGGCATTCCGTAGGCAAGTATTACCCTCCCATAACGCATAACCGGGTACATGATGATCCTTAACGACTTCCGTCGATCGATGCCGCAAACGATGGCCATGTCACAGTCCGTGCAGGTCGCCCAGACGGTTTCGCCGCGCCGTGGCATTTTCAAGCGCGCGGGCACCGCTGTGATGACGCTGGCAGTGTTGGGCACGCTGGGTGGTTGCGGCCTGTTCGGCAGCAAGCCGGCGCATGAGCCCACGCCGCTCACGGAGATCAAGCAAGCGCTGACCGTCAAGCAGATGTGGACGGCGAGCGTCGGTAAGGCAGGCGCCTACAGCTTTGCACCGGTTGCCGTGGGCAATGCCGTGTTCGCGGCAGGTGCGAACGGCAGCATCGTGCGAGTGGATGCGGAAACGGGAGCGTCGACCTGGTCGGCCAAGGCGGATACGAACATCACCGCCGGTCCGGGCAGCGACGGCGAGACGACGGTCGTCGCCACGCACAAGGGCGATGTGATCGCCTTCGATCACGACGGCAAGCAGTCGTGGAAGGCGAATGCCGGCAGCGAAGTGCTGACGGCACCGCTGGTGGGCCGTGGTCTCGTGGTGGTGCGTGCCATCAACAACCGTGTGACTGCGTTCGATTCGGGCACGGGTTCGGTGCGCTGGTCGTACTCGCAACCGGCAACGTCGCTCACTCTGCGTACCGGCACCGGCATGGCATTCGTGGGTGACCGTTCGGTCATCTCGGGCTTCCCGGGCGGCAAACTGGTGGCGCTCGACGCCAATACCGGCAATCCGCAGTGGATCACGCCGCTGTCGTACCCGAAGGGTGTGACGGAAGTCGAACGTGTGAATGACGTTACGGGCACGCCGGTCGTATTCGGTCGTCAGGTGTGCGGTGCGACGTTCCAGGGCCGCGTGGGTTGCGCCGACGTGCAGACCGGCAACGGTTTGTGGGCGCGCGATTTCTCGTCGCCGAACGGTGTGTCGCAGGATGAGCGTGTGGTGGCCGCGGTCAATACCGATGGCGCCGTGTACGCGTTCAACGCTGCCGATGGCAGTACACTGTGGCAGAACGACAAGCTCAAGTACCGCGACCTGTCGGCGCCTCTGGCGCTCGGCCGTGTGGTGGTCGTGGGCGACAAGCAGGGCTATCTGCATTTCCTGTCTCGCGACAACGGTGAGTTCCTCGCCCGCGTCAAGCTGAGCGGGGCCATCGGCGCACAGCCGGTCATTGCCGGTCAGACGCTGGTTGTGCAAACCCGCGACGGCAACATTTATGGCTTCCGTCCGGAATAACCGGTAACCGGCAAGCACCCGGGCATTTTCCGGGAACGGCCGGCAGCGCGCCGGCCGTCTTCGTTTTTAGGGCTTATTCATGAAACCCGTGATCGCGCTCGTAGGGCGCCCCAACGTCGGCAAATCGACGCTATTCAACCGTTTGACCCGCTCGCGCGACGCGCTCGTCGCCGACATGCCCGGGCTCACGCGCGACCGTCACTATGGCGAGGGGCGTGTTGGCGAGCATCCGTATCTGGTGATCGATACCGGCGGCTTCGAACCCGTGGCCAAGGAAGGTATCTTCCACGAGATGGCCAAGCAGACGCGTCAGGCCGTGGTCGAAGCCGACGTGGTGATCTACATCGTCGACGGCCGTCAGGGCCTGACGCCGCAAGACCAGATCATCGCCGACTATCTGCGCAAGACGGGGCGCAAGATCATGCTCGTGGTCAACAAGGCCGAGGGCATGAAGTACTCGGCGGTCGCGAACGACTTCTACGAACTCGGTCTGGGTGATCCGCTGGCGATTTCGGCCGCGCACGGCGACGGCGTGAAGGAAGTCATCGACGAGGCCATCGCGCCGTTCTACGCGAATCCGGACGAGAACGAGGACGACGACAAACACGATGGCCGTGTGAAGATCGCTATCGTTGGCCGTCCCAACGTCGGGAAGTCGACGCTGGTCAATACGCTGCTGGGCGAGGAGCGCGTGATCGCGTTCGACATGCCGGGCACCACGCGCGATTCGATTCACATCGACTTCGAGCGTCAGGGCAAGAACTACACGCTGATCGATACGGCGGGTCTGCGCCGTCGCGGCAAAGTGTTCGAAGCGATCGAGAAGTTCTCGGTGGTGAAGACGCTGCAATCGATTGCGGATGCGAACGTCGTGATCCTCATGCTCGATGCCCGTCAGGACATTTCCGATCAGGACGCGCATATTGCCGGCTTTATTCTGGAGTCGGGCCGTGCGGTGGTCGTGGGCGTGAACAAGTGGGACGGGCTGGACGAATACACCCGAGACCAGGCGAAACAGAAACTGGAGCGAAAGCTCAAATTCCTCGGTTTTGCGAACTTTCACTTCATTTCCGCCGCGAAGGCAACGGGCATTGGTCCGTTGATGCGTTCGGTGGACGAAGCGTTCGCCGCAGCGATGACGAAGTTGCCGACGCCGAAGCTCACGAAGGCGCTGATCGAAGCCGTGGAGCACCAGCAGCCGCGGCGTGCGGGCTTCTCGCGTCCGAAGCTGCGCTATGCCCACCAGGGCGGCTCGAATCCGCCAATCATCGTCATTCACGGGAACAGTCTGGATGGCGTGACCGATAGCTATCGCCGTTACCTTGAGAACCGTTTCCGCGAAACTTTTAAGTTGAAGGGCACTCCATTACGCATAGAGTTCCGGAACAGCGCGAACCCTTACGCCAAGGGCGAGTGAAAGCCCGCCTGGGGCGGGGTTTTGCTGGCGACGCTAGCAAAATCGGCTATAGTGTGGAAGTCAGGGTGGGAAGCGCGCACACGCCCTGGCTTACGGTCATTTGCTAAAAATACAATGGAGTAACTTATGAGCAACAAAGGGCAACTTCTACAAGACCCGTTTCTGAACGCCTTGCGTAAGGAGCATGTTCCCGTCTCGATCTATCTGGTCAACGGTATCAAGCTGCAGGGAAACATCGAGTCGTTCGACCAGTATGTCGTCCTGCTGCGCAACACGGTCACTCAAATGGTTTACAAGCATGCCATTTCGACGGTCGTGCCTGCGCGTCCGGTGAATTTCCATCCGGAAGCCGAGCAGTCCTGATTCAGGCTCGCCCGACCGGGAGTCTCCGGCCGGGCGAATTTCTCTTCCCCACCGCCCGCTCTTGTCCAACAGTCCCAATTCCCAATCCCAGCGTAGCTTGACCACCAACGCCGCGCTCGTCGGCATCGATTTCGGCAAACTCGATTTCGAAGCCAGTCTCCAGGAACTCGACCTTCTCACGCAATCCGCTGGCGCCAAGCCTGTCGTGACCATTACCGGCCGTCGCCACAGCCCGGATGCCAAGCTGTTTATCGGCAGCGGCAAGGCTGAAGAATTGCGCGACGCCATTGCGGAGTACGACGTCGAATTGGTGATTTTCAATCACGCACTGACCCCGGGTCAGCAGCGTAACCTCGAACACCTGCTGCAACGCCGCGTGGTGGACCGTACCAGCCTGATCCTCGATATCTTTGCGCAACGCGCAAAGAGTCACGAAGGCAAGCTACAGGTCGAGCTGGCGCAGTTGCAGTACCTGTCCACGCGCCTCGTGCGCGCCTGGACTCACCTTGAGCGTCAGAAGGGGGGTATCGGGCTGCGTGGTCCGGGTGAAACGCAGTTGGAAACCGACCGTCGTTTGCTGGGTGAGCGCGTGAAGTCGCTCAAAGTGCGGCTCGAGAAATTGCAGCGTCAGCACGATACGCAGCGTCGCGCGCGTCAGCGCAGCGGCACGATGTCGATTTCGCTCGTCGGCTACACGAACGCGGGCAAATCCACGCTGTTCAATTCGATGACGAAGGCCAACGCCTACGCCGCCGATCAGCTGTTCGCCACGCTCGATACGACCTCGCGTCGTGTTTATCTTGGCGATGTCGGGAACATCGTGCTGTCTGATACTGTCGGATTCATCCGCGAGTTGCCTCACCAGTTGGTGGCGGCATTCCGGGCGACGCTTGAGGAGACGGTGCACGCCGACATGCTGCTGCATGTGGTGGACGCGTCGAGTCAGGTGCGCAAGGAGCAGATGGCCGAGGTCAACGCCGTGCTGGCGGAGATCGACGCGGCCGATATCCCGCAGATTCTCGTCTGGAACAAGATCGACGCGGTGCCGGAACTGGCCGCACAAGGGCCGAGAATCGAACGGGACGAGGCCGGGCGCATTACGCGAGTCTTTTTGAGCGCGCGCACCGGCCAGGGCCTCGACCTGCTGCGCGAGGCCATCAGCGAGGCGGTTGTGGCTGGCACTGGTGGGTTACAATCGCAGCACGAAGCGCCCGATGTCCGGCTCATCGACCGTTGGGACGATGTGCCGCGCGCAGAAGACAGATAACACGAGACGTCGCACCGTGATGGGCGCGTTGCCACGGGGAACACCGGCAGCACGTCCCGACTCGGGTGACGAACTGGCAAGAGACTAGACGGAGGCCGGGTAAGGCCACCGATCGGCAAACCAGATTCGGGAAACACGCGCGAACCGGCAGCATGCGCGCTCCGATATGAGGCGCGCCGGTCGCAACGCCCAACCCGCTTCAGTCACCACGCTTCTACCTATGCTTCCAAGAGCTTTGATGCGACGAGTTGGCTTGATTTTCTCCCTGAACGACCCGCGCTGGGGGCGGGACGGCGGCGGCGATTCGCCGTCCGGCAATCAGGAGCCGAACCGCCCAGATCGTGCGAACAATCCGAATTCGCAGGATCAGAAGGAGCCGCAGCGCGGACCGCAAGGCCCGCAGCAGGATGGCCCCCCCGATCTCGACGAACTGTGGCGCGATTTCAATCGTCGTCTGAACCGCATCTTCGGCCGTAAGAACGGCGGAGGCGGCAACAACGGCGGCTCGAACAATTTCTCCGGTGGCTCGCGCGGCTCGGGTATCGGCGTGGGCGTAGTCGTCGCGCTGGC
The Pandoraea oxalativorans genome window above contains:
- the hfq gene encoding RNA chaperone Hfq, with protein sequence MSNKGQLLQDPFLNALRKEHVPVSIYLVNGIKLQGNIESFDQYVVLLRNTVTQMVYKHAISTVVPARPVNFHPEAEQS
- the hisS gene encoding histidine--tRNA ligase, whose translation is MTDAKKNRLAKLAGVKGMNDILPQDEALWEFFEESVRAMLRAYGYQQIRTPILEQTQLFTRGIGEVTDIVEKEMYSFTDSLNGEQLTMRPEGTAAAVRATLEHNLLYGGPKRLWYFGPMFRHEKPQRGRYRQFHQVGVEALGLAGPDADVEIILMCQRLWDDLGLTGIHLQLNSLGQGEERARHRADLIAYLEKHVDLLDEDGKRRLYTNPLRVLDTKNPAMQEMVEGAPKLIDYLGEASIKHFEGVQSLLKANNIPFTINPRLVRGLDYYNLTVFEWVTDKLGAQGTVAGGGRYDPLIEQLGGDATPACGWAMGVERILELLREDDLVPQAEGADVYVVHQGESAVAPALIAAERMRDAGLNVVFHCSPDGNGSSFKSQMKRANASGANFAVIIGENEVASGTAEVKHLRAAEQTNNQTSVPFDGLAEYLIDAIVASADESVNESLADGGAGNETLH
- a CDS encoding tetratricopeptide repeat protein, whose product is MSSYHEEQEQIENVKAWWKQYGNYVIWTLVVIMLAYGGWNLWRYYERKQAVEAGVLYGELETAVEAKDKAKVARIASDMESKFSGTPYAQMTALLAAKTLADAGDTAGAKAQLQWAASNAKDDEYKQLAKLRLAGVLLDEKAYDEALKMLDNPPAPYAALFADRRGDVLVAQSKVADARTAYKLALDKLDKQDSGMRQFVQFKLDALGA
- the der gene encoding ribosome biogenesis GTPase Der produces the protein MKPVIALVGRPNVGKSTLFNRLTRSRDALVADMPGLTRDRHYGEGRVGEHPYLVIDTGGFEPVAKEGIFHEMAKQTRQAVVEADVVIYIVDGRQGLTPQDQIIADYLRKTGRKIMLVVNKAEGMKYSAVANDFYELGLGDPLAISAAHGDGVKEVIDEAIAPFYANPDENEDDDKHDGRVKIAIVGRPNVGKSTLVNTLLGEERVIAFDMPGTTRDSIHIDFERQGKNYTLIDTAGLRRRGKVFEAIEKFSVVKTLQSIADANVVILMLDARQDISDQDAHIAGFILESGRAVVVGVNKWDGLDEYTRDQAKQKLERKLKFLGFANFHFISAAKATGIGPLMRSVDEAFAAAMTKLPTPKLTKALIEAVEHQQPRRAGFSRPKLRYAHQGGSNPPIIVIHGNSLDGVTDSYRRYLENRFRETFKLKGTPLRIEFRNSANPYAKGE
- the bamB gene encoding outer membrane protein assembly factor BamB; this translates as MSQSVQVAQTVSPRRGIFKRAGTAVMTLAVLGTLGGCGLFGSKPAHEPTPLTEIKQALTVKQMWTASVGKAGAYSFAPVAVGNAVFAAGANGSIVRVDAETGASTWSAKADTNITAGPGSDGETTVVATHKGDVIAFDHDGKQSWKANAGSEVLTAPLVGRGLVVVRAINNRVTAFDSGTGSVRWSYSQPATSLTLRTGTGMAFVGDRSVISGFPGGKLVALDANTGNPQWITPLSYPKGVTEVERVNDVTGTPVVFGRQVCGATFQGRVGCADVQTGNGLWARDFSSPNGVSQDERVVAAVNTDGAVYAFNAADGSTLWQNDKLKYRDLSAPLALGRVVVVGDKQGYLHFLSRDNGEFLARVKLSGAIGAQPVIAGQTLVVQTRDGNIYGFRPE